One genomic window of Salvelinus alpinus chromosome 9, SLU_Salpinus.1, whole genome shotgun sequence includes the following:
- the LOC139584223 gene encoding uncharacterized protein, with product MTTCTFTSMKPIQSAFPTPELPSISSFSSSLPQLAGQSGFRRVCTTDEPTACPIPGLAAGVLEMRVKEGSKIRNLLGFVMARMQREGQEVDGSQIQTMLSVKEGVTVDRIQMGKRQGEGVMDNGRSRTRTGLRVRQVVFTGSGKGITKTITCVEILKRKLGGLHQLSKLHYKTVSEVWESQETDVTPRSRMTVHKTVPAISILLSKHPLDPREPGYQPPETLLDPSYQPPGYQPPRYQPPGHQPPGYQPPETLHDPSYQPPGHQPPRYQPPVTLCDSVKIPPRPRLEFRETQLLSRPLTQKSQTPFWFQSAGTSSSQEGSSDARSCTPHLYAASEKERKTAGGETLYSPCSYMLPGPEAKRTFMENHLFPSTPST from the coding sequence ATGACTACATGCACTTTTACCAGTATGAAACCAATCCAGTCTGCGTTCCCTACCCCAGAACTGCCTTCAATTTCTTCATTCTCTTCCTCATTGCCTCAACTGGCTGGCCAGAGCGGCTTCAGGAGAGTCTGCACCACAGATGAACCCACTGCCTGTCCAATCCCTGGACTGGCAGCAGGCGTGCTCGAAATGAGAGTGAAGGAAGGAAGCAAGATCCGAAACCTCTTGGGATTTGTAATGGCTCGTatgcagagagagggacaggaagtgGATGGGAGTCAGATTCAGACGATGCTGAGTGTGAAAGAGGGAGTGACAGTGGACAGGATTCAGATGGGGAAGAGGCAAGGAGAGGGAGTCATGGACAATGGCCGGAGTCGGACCCGGACCGGGCTGAGAGTGAGACAGGTGGTTTTCACTGGATCAGGTAAAGGGATCACCAAAACCATAACATGTGTTGAGATCCTGAAACGGAAACTGGGAGGACTACACCAGCTATCCAAGCTCCACTACAAGACTGTGAGTGAGGTGTGGGAGAGTCAGGAGACTGACGTGACACCCAGGTCCAGGATGACTGTTCATAAGACTGTTCCTGCTATCAGTATCCTGCTCTCCAAACACCCACTGGACCCACGTGAGCCTGGGTATCAGCCCCCAGAAACCCTGCTTGATCCTAGCTACCAACCCCCAGGGTACCAGCCTCCTAGGTATCAGCCCCCAGGGCACCAGCCTCCTGGGTATCAGCCCCCAGAAACCCTGCATGATCCTAGCTACCAACCCCCAGGGCACCAGCCTCCTAGGTATCAGCCCCCAGTGACGCTATGTGACAGTGTGAAAATTCCACCTCGACCACGGCTCGAATTCCGCGAAACACAACTGTTGTCAAGACCACTGACCCAGAAAAGCCaaacccctttttggttccagagtGCCGGTACCTCTAGTTCTCAGGAGGGCAGTAGCGATGCACGGAGCTGTACGCCACACCTGTATGCCGCCtcggagaaagagaggaaaacaGCAGGAGGAGAGACACTCTACAGTCCTTGTTCATACATGTTGCCTGGTCCTGAAGCCAAGAGAACCTTCATGGAAAACCACCTGTTCCCCTCGACTCCCTCAACTTGA
- the LOC139584224 gene encoding cytochrome c oxidase subunit 5A, mitochondrial-like, giving the protein MFKAAVRLSVSGARRLTWTRLGCTAPLAQRCYSHGGKQETDDEFDARWVNYFNKADIDAWELRKGMNTLIGYDLVPEPKILAAALRACRRLDDLASAIRILEAVKDKSGPHKDIYPYLIQELRPTVDELGISTPEELGMDKL; this is encoded by the exons ATGTTCAAAGCCGCCGTCCGTCTTTCAGTGTCCGGTGCCCGGAGGTTGACCTGGACACGGCTTGGGTGTACAG CTCCCCTGGCTCAGAGGTGTTACTCACATGGTGGGAAGCAGGAGACGGACGACGAGTTTGATGCCCGCTGGGTCAACTATTTTAACAAGGCGGATATTGATGCATGGGAGCTGAGGAAAG GGATGAACACGCTGATTGGATACGACCTGGTACCCGAGCCAAAGATCCTGGCCGCTGCCCTCCGAGCCTGCCGCAGGTTAGACGACCTGGCTAGTGCCATTCGCATCCTGGAGGCTGTCAAG GACAAATCTGGCCCCCACAAAGACATCTACCCGTACCTAATTCAGGAGCTGCGGCCAACAGTAGATGAGCTTGGTATCTCCACACCTGAAGAGCTTGGCATGGACAAATTATAA